In a genomic window of Brassica rapa cultivar Chiifu-401-42 chromosome A10, CAAS_Brap_v3.01, whole genome shotgun sequence:
- the LOC103833165 gene encoding 2-hydroxyacyl-CoA lyase: MADDSAAATPPSIDGNALVAKSLSHLGVTHMFGVVGIPVTSLATRAMALGIRFIAFHNEQSAGYAASAYGYLTGKPGILLTVSGPGCVHGLAGLSNAWANTWPMVMISGSCDQRDAGRGDFQELDQIEAVKAFSKLSEKAKDVREIPNCVSRVLNRAGSGRPGGCYLDLPSDVLRQRIVESEGDELVAKVETFSDHVPQARASLKSEIESAVNLLRKAERPLIVFGKGAAYSRAEDELKKLVELTGIPFLPTPMGKGLLPDTHELSATAARSLAIGKCDVALVVGARLNWLLHFGEAPKWSKDVSFVLVDVSEEEIELRKPRLGIVGDAKTVVGLLNREIKDDPFCLGKTNPWVEAISKKARENGEKMEMQLAKDVVPFNFLTPMRIIRDAILAVEGPSPVVVSEGANTMDVGRSVLVQREPRTRLDAGTWGTMGVGLGYCIAAAVACPDRLVVAVEGDSGFGFSAMEVETLVRYSLPVVVIVFNNGGVYGGDRRSPEEISGPHKEDPAPTSFVPNAGYHKLIEAFGGKGYIVETPDELKSALSESFAARKPAVVNVIIDPFAGAESGRLQHKN, translated from the exons ATGGCGGATGACTCAGCAGCAGCCACTCCACCGTCAATCGACGGCAACGCCCTCGTCGCAAAATCCCTCTCCCATCTCGGCGTCACGCACATGTTCGGCGTCGTGGGAATCCCCGTCACCTCCCTCGCCACCCGAGCCATGGCTCTCGGCATCCGCTTCATCGCCTTCCACAACGAGCAGTCCGCCGGGTACGCCGCCTCCGCGTACGGCTACCTCACTGGCAAACCGGGAATCCTCCTCACCGTCTCGGGCCCGGGGTGCGTCCACGGCCTCGCGGGCCTCTCCAACGCCTGGGCTAACACCTGGCCGATGGTGATGATCTCCGGCTCGTGCGATCAGCGAGACGCAGGCCGCGGAGATTTTCAGGAGCTTGATCAGATCGAGGCTGTTAAAGCGTTCTCGAAGCTTTCGGAGAAGGCGAAGGACGTTCGCGAGATCCCCAATTGCGTTTCTAGGGTTTTGAATCGAGCCGGGTCGGGTCGACCCGGCGGGTGTTATCTGGATCTTCCCTCTGACGTGTTGCGTCAGAGGATCGTGGAGTCAGAGGGGGATGAGCTCGTGGCTAAAGTCGAGACCTTTAGTGATCACGTGCCGCAGGCACGTGCTTCTTTAAAATCGGAGATTGAATCTGCGGTTAACCTTCTGAGGAAGGCAGAGAGGCCGTTGATTGTGTTCGGTAAAGGAGCGGCTTATTCACGCGCGGAGGATGAGTTGAAGAAGCTCGTGGAGCTCACGGGGATACCTTTCCTCCCTACTCCGATGGGGAAAGGCTTGTTGCCGGATACGCACGAGCTTTCGGCGACGGCGGCGAGGTCGCTAGCTATTGGGAAATGCGACGTCGCTTTGGTGGTTGGAGCTAGGCTTAACTGGCTTCTCCACTTCGGAGAGGCTCCGAAATGGTCTAAAGACGTGAGCTTTGTGCTTGTTGATGTCTCTGAGGAGGAGATTGAGCTGAGGAAGCCTCGCTTGGGGATCGTCGGAGATGCTAAAACGGTGGTGGGTTTGTTGAACAGAGAGATAAAGGACGATCCTTTTTGTCTGGGGAAGACGAATCCGTGGGTGGAGGCGATCTCCAAGAAGGCGAGAGAGAACGGTGAGAAGATGGAGATGCAGCTTGCGAAAGATGTGGTTCCTTTCAACTTCTTGACTCCTATGAGGATCATCAGGGACGCGATTTTGGCGGTGGAAGGACCGAGTCCTGTTGTGGTGTCGGAAGGGGCTAACACGATGGATGTGGGGAGATCGGTTTTGGTTCAGAGAGAGCCGAGGACGAGGCTTGATGCAGGGACTTGGGGGACAATGGGTGTTGGTTTGGGTTATTGTATTGCTGCTGCTGTTGCTTGTCCTGATCGGCTTGTTGTTGCCGTTGAAGGTGACTCTGGTTTTGGATTCAGCGCCATGGAAGTTGAG ACATTGGTTCGATACAGTCTTCCTGTGGTGGTGATTGTCTTCAACAACGGTGGTGTATATGGCGGTGACAGGAGGAGTCCTGAAGAGATCTCGGGTCCTCATAAAGAAGATCCAGCACCAACGTCGTTTGTTCCAAATGCAGGGTATCACAAGCTTATTGAAGCTTTTGGAGGCAAAGGGTATATAGTGGAAACGCCCGATGAGCTTAAGTCCGCTCTCTCTGAGTCGTTCGCTGCAAGAAAACCAGCGGTGGTTAATGTTATTATAGATCCTTTTGCTGGTGCTGAGAGTGGGAGGTTGCAGCACAAGAACTAG